The sequence CGCCGAGGCCGCCGTGACCGAAGATTCTCCGGTTGGGCCCGTTGACCCCCTGGGCGTTGAGCATGTAACCCATGCCCCACCCGTGTTCGGCGACCCGGGGGCCGAGCACGAGATCGGTTTCGGTGCCGCCCTGCAGTACCCGCAGGCGGTCCATGGTGGCCCGGCTGAGCAGCTTCTCCTGCACCAGTGCGTTGTAGAAGGTGGCCATGCCCAGCGCGGAGACCTGGGCGTTGGTGCCGGGGAACTCCAGTTGGCGCCACAGGGTCAGATCGTTGGTGGCGATCTCGTCGTCGGGGGCGAACCCCATCGCGACCGCCAGTCCGGCCTTGGAGTGGTCGTCCAACGAGGTCGGGCGCTTCGGCGCGCCGGCGGAGGACAGCATCTCCCGGATCGTCGGCTTGCCCACCGGGTCGGCGCAGCGGTAGGGCTGCTGGTCGGCCGGCACCCCGATGTGCACCTCGGCGCCGAGCGGCCCGGCGACCTCGGTGCGCAGGTACTGGCTCACTGTCAGTCCGGTCACCCGCCGGACGACTTCGCCGATGATGAAGCCGTAGGTGGTCATGTGGTAGCCCTGCGCGGTGCCGGGGCGCCACCACGGTTCCGCGGCGGCCAACCGCTCGCAGACCAGATCCCAGTCGGTGACGTCGCGCCAGTGCATCGGTTCGCGCGGCCCGATCGCCCCGGAGCGGTGCGCCAGCACCATCGCCAGGGAGATGTCGTCCTTGCCGGCCTGGCCGAACGCCGGCCAGTAGTGGGCCACCGGCACCCGCAGGTCCAGCTCCCCGG is a genomic window of Mycolicibacter heraklionensis containing:
- a CDS encoding serine hydrolase domain-containing protein; its protein translation is MGGTRHVHIHGTCSPRFAKVRDEFERNFTERDELGAAVAAYVDGELVVNLWAGSVDVEGQRPWQEDTLSTVLSGSKGLTSTCVHRLAEAGELDLRVPVAHYWPAFGQAGKDDISLAMVLAHRSGAIGPREPMHWRDVTDWDLVCERLAAAEPWWRPGTAQGYHMTTYGFIIGEVVRRVTGLTVSQYLRTEVAGPLGAEVHIGVPADQQPYRCADPVGKPTIREMLSSAGAPKRPTSLDDHSKAGLAVAMGFAPDDEIATNDLTLWRQLEFPGTNAQVSALGMATFYNALVQEKLLSRATMDRLRVLQGGTETDLVLGPRVAEHGWGMGYMLNAQGVNGPNRRIFGHGGLGGSFAFADLEHRIGYGYVMNRFDHTQANADPRSVVLSNEIYRALGVAIRPRRETVYDD